TGGCCGCGGCGTTTGCCCTAAACGTGCCTCACCTCTCCTGCTACGCTCTGACCATCGAGCCCGATACCGTCTTTGGCCGCCGCCTGCGCAAAGGCTCCTTCAGCGCGCCCCCCGATGACTTCGTGGCCCAACAGTTTGAAATGCTGCTTCAGAGCCTGCCTGCCCACGGCTACGAGCAGTACGAAATTTCGAACTTCTGCCGGCCTGGCCGGGAGTCGCGCCATAACTCCAACTACTGGCGCGGCGTGCCCTACCTGGGGCTGGGCCCCAGTGCCCACTCCTTTAATGGTTATAGTAGGCAGTACGCCGTGGCAAACAATCCGCAGTACGTGACCAGCGTGCTGGAACAAGGCGTGGTGCCCGCTACCTCCGAAACCCTCTCGCCCACCGACCGGGCCAACGAGTACCTGATGACCTCGTTGCGCACCAGCCGGGGCTGCGACCTGGACTACTTGCAGCACACGCTCGGCACCGACCTGCGCACGGCGCGGGCACCTTACCTGCGGGAGCTGGAACACAACGGCTGGGCCACCGTGCGCGGCCCCCAGCTGGTACTCACCGACCGCGGTAAACTAC
Above is a genomic segment from Hymenobacter cellulosivorans containing:
- the hemW gene encoding radical SAM family heme chaperone HemW, which gives rise to MAGIYLHIPFCKQACHYCDFHFSTSMGLKSKLVEALVRELEIRRDYLGPDATLETIYFGGGTPSLLTEAELHTLFEAIYRHFAVSPQAEITLEANPDDLTPAKLRELAASPINRLSIGLQSFHEPHLRLMNRAHSAQESTTAVRTAQDAGFENISLDLIYGVPAPDHGLWEQDMAAAFALNVPHLSCYALTIEPDTVFGRRLRKGSFSAPPDDFVAQQFEMLLQSLPAHGYEQYEISNFCRPGRESRHNSNYWRGVPYLGLGPSAHSFNGYSRQYAVANNPQYVTSVLEQGVVPATSETLSPTDRANEYLMTSLRTSRGCDLDYLQHTLGTDLRTARAPYLRELEHNGWATVRGPQLVLTDRGKLLADQITLELFLEPEA